Proteins encoded by one window of Bacillus solimangrovi:
- a CDS encoding ABC transporter permease, giving the protein MKAYWQLTLAQLRIFARNRQVLFWTLFFPVFLMLMLGSFLGSGNGISLSIAIIDEENSKQSSEFISVFEDNEAVQLEQDLTEEEALSLLNTGDLQLVVIVPKGFANSVTQVNADESVLKIPVYYNETNFAVSQIGLTLVDSVVDGISKQMVDYHPVVVTEAKGVEALDLQYIDFLVPGIVAMMIMSNNMNGVAGQISAWRERGILRRMQGTTLKASTFIAGQITARLLLNGLQAMIVLLIGNLVFDVQVSGSWLTLTLFVILGTLAFMAIGFIIAGIAKTPESAAPIAGFLSFPMLFLGGVFFPINNMPDFLQPVVKLLPISHLSTALREVMNVGASLSTMWLEAVILIGWLIGAFIVASFTFKWE; this is encoded by the coding sequence ATGAAGGCTTATTGGCAGTTAACGTTAGCACAGCTTCGTATATTTGCACGAAATCGGCAAGTGTTGTTTTGGACATTATTTTTTCCAGTATTCCTTATGCTCATGCTCGGCTCTTTCCTCGGTTCGGGCAATGGTATCTCCCTTTCAATCGCTATAATAGATGAAGAAAATTCTAAGCAAAGTAGTGAATTTATTTCTGTTTTCGAAGATAATGAAGCGGTTCAATTAGAGCAAGATCTTACAGAAGAAGAAGCGTTATCACTGTTGAATACAGGTGATCTACAGCTCGTTGTTATCGTTCCAAAGGGCTTTGCAAATAGTGTTACTCAAGTAAATGCAGATGAATCAGTTTTAAAAATTCCTGTTTATTATAATGAAACAAACTTTGCTGTATCCCAAATTGGTTTAACGCTTGTTGATAGTGTTGTTGATGGCATTAGTAAACAAATGGTAGACTACCACCCTGTCGTCGTTACTGAAGCAAAAGGGGTAGAAGCGTTAGATCTTCAATATATCGATTTTCTCGTGCCAGGTATTGTTGCAATGATGATTATGAGTAACAACATGAACGGTGTGGCTGGACAAATTTCTGCGTGGAGAGAACGTGGCATTTTACGGAGAATGCAAGGAACAACATTAAAGGCTTCTACATTTATTGCCGGACAAATTACAGCAAGATTATTATTGAATGGTTTACAAGCGATGATCGTATTGCTTATCGGGAATCTCGTTTTCGATGTTCAAGTAAGTGGATCTTGGCTTACACTTACGTTATTTGTCATCTTAGGAACACTCGCATTTATGGCGATTGGTTTTATTATAGCTGGTATCGCCAAAACACCAGAAAGTGCTGCCCCAATAGCTGGCTTTCTATCATTCCCAATGCTGTTTTTAGGAGGCGTATTTTTTCCTATCAATAATATGCCAGATTTCCTACAGCCAGTTGTGAAATTATTACCGATTTCACACTTAAGTACAGCATTACGTGAAGTCATGAATGTAGGAGCTTCGCTAAGTACGATGTGGCTTGAAGCCGTTATTTTAATTGGCTGGTTAATTGGCGCATTTATCGTGGCAAGCTTTACATTTAAGTGGGAGTAA
- a CDS encoding MATE family efflux transporter gives MVETHNTLKNQSVKKVFINYFFPSLLGLMMMSVNILIDGVFIGNGVGSEGLAGVNLAMPLFSLIFSISLWIGIGGGTMYSIYIGEGDSAKARSVFSLATAWLLTLLLITGVLGYLNVDEIAYLLGANADTFSYTVEYLTVLLLFGWTIAVQQLISTFVRNDGSPTLSMVAQVVTAIVNIGLNYYMIFILELGVFGAALATVLASFIGLIVLLLHFTKKHTILRKLSFQWSWRMTGSIFRIGFPSFFAEAGMLVFIAGYNLTIVSLLGTKGVAAFSVVNYLHAVLFLSLFAIEFALQPMISYYHGAKEKERLIESLKVGEKTAFILGLILLIFGLITAPLLVSLFGLESEEVRNLATQGIRLFFIGYVFLGFNIVYMTYFQSIGEIRKSTTIIVLRSFVFLLILLWLLPKFIGVAGVWLALPLADILVAMLLIIFARKQVMLQTGQKVLKE, from the coding sequence ATGGTTGAAACACATAATACTTTGAAAAATCAATCAGTAAAAAAAGTGTTTATTAATTATTTTTTCCCATCGTTATTGGGACTTATGATGATGTCTGTAAATATCCTAATTGATGGGGTGTTTATAGGTAACGGAGTGGGGTCAGAAGGGCTTGCTGGTGTAAACCTTGCTATGCCGTTGTTCTCACTCATTTTTTCAATTTCGTTGTGGATTGGTATTGGTGGGGGAACGATGTATTCGATATATATTGGAGAAGGAGATTCGGCTAAAGCAAGGAGTGTATTTTCTCTAGCCACAGCATGGCTACTGACACTTCTATTAATCACTGGAGTTCTCGGATACTTGAATGTAGATGAAATTGCGTATTTGTTGGGTGCGAATGCTGATACGTTCTCCTATACCGTTGAATATTTAACGGTTTTACTTCTGTTTGGTTGGACCATAGCTGTACAGCAGTTAATCAGCACCTTTGTCCGTAATGATGGTAGTCCTACTTTATCCATGGTTGCCCAAGTAGTGACGGCAATCGTTAATATTGGCTTGAATTATTATATGATTTTTATTTTGGAGTTAGGGGTATTTGGTGCCGCACTCGCAACTGTTCTTGCAAGTTTCATTGGCTTAATCGTATTGTTACTCCACTTTACCAAAAAGCATACAATTTTACGAAAGCTTTCGTTCCAATGGTCATGGCGGATGACAGGAAGCATTTTTCGAATTGGATTTCCAAGTTTCTTTGCTGAAGCAGGGATGCTTGTCTTTATCGCTGGTTACAATTTAACGATTGTAAGTTTACTTGGTACGAAAGGAGTCGCAGCTTTCTCAGTCGTGAACTATTTACACGCCGTCTTGTTCCTATCACTTTTTGCAATTGAGTTTGCACTCCAGCCAATGATCAGCTACTATCATGGCGCAAAGGAAAAAGAACGATTAATAGAGAGTTTGAAGGTTGGTGAGAAGACTGCATTCATTTTAGGGTTAATTCTCCTTATTTTCGGCTTGATTACTGCTCCTTTACTGGTCTCACTCTTTGGCCTAGAATCGGAAGAAGTTAGGAATCTTGCCACACAGGGAATACGATTGTTTTTCATTGGATATGTGTTCCTTGGCTTTAATATTGTCTACATGACTTACTTTCAGTCCATCGGTGAAATTCGAAAATCCACTACAATAATTGTTTTACGTAGTTTCGTCTTTCTATTGATTCTGTTGTGGCTGTTACCGAAATTCATCGGTGTAGCTGGTGTTTGGCTTGCACTCCCGCTAGCGGATATACTCGTTGCAATGCTACTTATCATTTTTGCAAGAAAACAGGTGATGCTGCAAACTGGACAAAAAGTGTTGAAAGAGTAG
- a CDS encoding DUF5050 domain-containing protein has translation MKYLKVLFSFLFLFFFSLGSLSVQAEEGSLLNMDESLILYLDSPNTYVNGVLTQIDPDNADVTPVKKDGHTLVPVDFISEEMGAEIIWAEEGNSLAIKKENTLIQLNVGFAFMIVNGEIIDLDTAPQVIQGQTYVPLRATVESLQKKITWYDGLIVIDDEKYDIKPNQEQFEQMITTLSPQNEEQESVTNMINTNGPGTVLLQGEYVYYNDGFNRGGTLTKFQYDDETNREVLANEPTTDLNIENDWIYYIVPNGMGTFGSKNPIKKMKTDGTQRQTIIQDNQIVDLVVAGDSLYYTSYNYSDWKVTLYKAKTNGTNKQKLYEGYDDLADVADDMKSEPSHIQVVNDQIYLLIKKDCGYSKKCSNIYRMNTDGSQLEAINTEELAVSMQIVGDKVYYIRFPEEMMGDSSQSVSIELYTMDLNGQNKQKINSPFDEYYFYVMDDFKVHGDWIYFVSWDNIYKMKNDGTSLTHITKGFSIQGFDVVGEWIYYQTSTNSHRVKTDGTHYQMLFW, from the coding sequence TTGAAGTATCTTAAGGTATTATTCAGCTTTCTTTTTCTATTCTTTTTCAGTTTAGGTAGTTTGTCGGTACAAGCAGAAGAAGGTTCGTTACTCAACATGGATGAATCGTTAATCTTATATCTTGATAGTCCTAATACATATGTGAACGGTGTGCTAACACAAATTGATCCAGATAACGCGGATGTAACACCTGTGAAGAAGGATGGTCATACGCTCGTACCTGTTGATTTTATTTCTGAAGAAATGGGTGCAGAGATCATATGGGCAGAAGAAGGCAATTCATTAGCGATAAAAAAAGAGAACACGTTGATTCAATTGAATGTCGGGTTTGCCTTCATGATTGTGAATGGCGAAATCATTGATCTCGATACAGCACCACAAGTCATTCAAGGACAAACATATGTACCATTACGTGCGACTGTAGAATCGTTACAAAAGAAGATCACATGGTATGACGGACTGATCGTTATCGATGATGAAAAATATGACATCAAACCGAATCAGGAGCAATTCGAGCAGATGATCACAACACTCTCTCCACAAAATGAAGAGCAAGAATCCGTAACGAACATGATTAATACGAATGGTCCTGGAACTGTTTTATTACAAGGAGAGTACGTCTATTATAATGACGGTTTCAATCGCGGTGGTACCTTAACCAAATTTCAATATGATGATGAAACCAATCGAGAGGTGCTTGCGAACGAACCGACTACTGATTTGAACATTGAGAATGACTGGATTTATTACATCGTTCCGAATGGGATGGGTACGTTCGGTAGTAAGAATCCGATTAAGAAAATGAAAACAGACGGCACTCAACGTCAAACTATTATCCAAGATAATCAAATAGTTGATTTGGTCGTTGCAGGTGACTCACTCTATTATACGTCTTACAATTATTCAGATTGGAAGGTTACTTTATATAAAGCAAAAACAAATGGGACAAACAAACAGAAATTGTATGAAGGCTACGATGACCTAGCAGATGTCGCAGACGACATGAAAAGTGAACCTTCCCATATTCAAGTCGTCAATGATCAAATCTACCTTTTAATTAAGAAAGATTGTGGTTACAGTAAAAAATGCAGCAACATCTATCGTATGAACACTGATGGCTCACAACTTGAGGCGATCAATACAGAGGAACTTGCGGTTTCGATGCAAATTGTTGGCGATAAAGTCTACTATATCCGTTTTCCTGAAGAAATGATGGGCGATAGTAGTCAATCCGTTTCAATTGAGTTATATACGATGGACCTAAATGGACAAAACAAACAAAAAATAAATTCACCATTCGATGAGTATTATTTTTATGTGATGGACGACTTCAAAGTACATGGTGATTGGATTTATTTCGTCTCATGGGATAATATTTATAAAATGAAAAATGACGGTACATCATTGACACACATTACGAAAGGCTTCTCCATACAAGGCTTTGACGTTGTTGGAGAATGGATCTATTACCAAACTTCAACGAATTCACATCGAGTCAAAACAGATGGCACCCACTATCAAATGTTATTTTGGTAA
- a CDS encoding VC0807 family protein has translation MGKNIVLLDLVFYVILPLICWNGLRESIGDYYAMLASSVPAIIYSLYRFYEVKRINITGLYIIIILVIGTLIDVLAGSAMQLLWNNVYYSLALCTFFLMTILIKKPMALYFALDFVELQGDDRVLSKHLFYQKTIFILFQFVTLLFALRSGLLAAIKVWLISEYGVEAFDKGIIVKQTISWLITALTVIGFLYIKKVINDNPDLLNKAEKNNTVDMKS, from the coding sequence GTGGGGAAAAATATCGTATTATTAGATCTTGTTTTTTATGTGATTTTACCATTGATTTGTTGGAATGGTTTGCGTGAAAGCATTGGTGATTATTATGCAATGCTAGCTTCTTCTGTCCCAGCTATTATCTATAGTCTGTATCGCTTTTACGAAGTTAAAAGAATAAATATTACTGGATTATATATCATCATTATATTAGTGATTGGTACTCTAATCGATGTATTAGCAGGTTCTGCTATGCAGTTGCTATGGAATAATGTTTATTATAGTCTAGCTCTTTGCACGTTTTTCTTAATGACGATTTTGATAAAAAAACCAATGGCTCTGTACTTCGCTTTAGATTTTGTAGAGCTACAAGGTGACGACCGTGTATTGAGCAAACATCTTTTCTATCAAAAAACGATATTTATACTTTTTCAGTTCGTAACCTTATTGTTTGCACTTAGAAGTGGCCTTTTGGCAGCGATAAAAGTTTGGTTAATCTCTGAATATGGTGTAGAGGCTTTTGATAAGGGGATAATTGTGAAGCAAACGATTAGTTGGCTTATCACGGCATTAACCGTAATCGGTTTCTTGTATATAAAGAAGGTAATTAATGATAACCCTGATTTATTAAATAAAGCTGAAAAGAACAATACGGTAGACATGAAAAGTTAG
- the ileS gene encoding isoleucine--tRNA ligase translates to MESNVERELRVRKQWDKEGTFQRSITNREGKETFVFYEGPPTANGLPHAGHALGRTIKDFVARFKTMSGYQVLRKAGWDTHGLPVELEVEKQLNIRGKDQIEEYGIENFIQKCKESVFVYENEWKQFTEALGYWVDMENPYITLNNKYIESVWNILSTIHDKGYLYKGHRVVPYCPHCETSLSSHEVAQGYKDVTDLSATAKFRLKGTENEYLLGWTTTPWTLPSNVAVAVNPNMNYVRVKQGSEILILAESLVSKVMKDNYETVDVIKGQDLIGLSYEPPFNFVTVTNGHKVVGADFVTEISGTGIVHLAPAHGEDDYKAIQDNDLDFVNVIDTKGRYKDYITPLAGQFVKDCDVEIIKMLSKQNLLFDKQKYEHSYPHCWRCDSPLLYYAMEGWFIKTTAVKEQMQQNNQGVQWFPHHMKDGRFGNFLDNMVDWNIGRNRYWGTPLNIWVCKECGEEKAPNSIEELRKLSIEELPEDIELHKPYVDKVQLTCTCGCKMERTSEVIDVWFDSGSMPFAQYHYPFENNDMFKKQFPADVVIEGVDQTRGWFYSLLAVSTLFTGQTPYKRVLSLGHILDENGQKMSKSKGNALNPTELINEFGADSLRWALLADSSPWNNKRFSKKTVSQAKSKVIDTLLNVYSFYSMYAEIDQFNPSSDLGGTQTTLDKWILSRLNTVIKEVTQSLDAYDITRGARFISTFIDELSNWYVRRSRQRFWSSGMTDDKRAAFSTLYEVLTKLSQLMAPYTPFVTEDIYSNLVKDSVHVSDYPQPVETLIDEQLEKDMDAVLQIIELTRSLRNTVGIKTKQPLAQLVVIPAEASTKSQLEKYSSIIKDEMNIKEVEFRMNYQDLFEVELKLNFAVVGPKLGKYVSEVKNKVEKLNDTEKEKFLEDTTIQLPLNSGETVTLTMDDVLIEKKGKHGFELLEGSNFLTLLDTRLTQALKEEGLVREFVRAVQTYRKDLDLPVDLRVDLYVQADSWLHAVLIKFDELVQKNLIINSIRFESKPNMKSFEVEGNEINLYIEANS, encoded by the coding sequence ATGGAATCCAATGTTGAAAGGGAATTAAGAGTTCGTAAACAGTGGGATAAGGAAGGAACATTTCAACGTTCTATAACTAACCGAGAAGGAAAAGAGACATTTGTTTTTTATGAGGGGCCGCCAACAGCTAATGGTTTACCCCATGCAGGTCATGCTCTTGGAAGAACCATCAAGGACTTTGTAGCAAGGTTTAAAACGATGTCAGGTTATCAAGTTTTAAGAAAAGCAGGTTGGGATACTCATGGTTTACCTGTGGAATTAGAAGTAGAAAAACAATTAAATATTCGTGGTAAAGACCAAATCGAAGAATACGGAATTGAAAATTTCATTCAAAAATGTAAAGAAAGTGTTTTTGTATATGAAAATGAGTGGAAACAATTCACTGAAGCACTTGGTTATTGGGTTGATATGGAGAATCCGTATATAACGTTAAATAACAAATATATTGAATCTGTCTGGAATATCCTATCAACAATTCATGATAAAGGCTATTTGTATAAAGGACATCGGGTTGTTCCTTATTGCCCGCATTGCGAGACTTCTCTTAGCTCACATGAGGTTGCACAGGGTTACAAAGATGTAACAGATTTATCCGCTACAGCTAAATTTCGACTAAAAGGAACTGAAAATGAATACCTTTTAGGGTGGACGACAACACCTTGGACTTTGCCATCTAATGTAGCGGTTGCGGTTAATCCTAACATGAATTATGTACGAGTAAAGCAAGGCTCAGAAATACTCATACTTGCTGAATCATTAGTTTCAAAAGTAATGAAAGACAATTATGAAACGGTTGATGTGATTAAAGGGCAAGATTTAATTGGTCTTTCTTATGAACCTCCTTTTAATTTCGTCACTGTTACCAATGGTCATAAAGTTGTTGGGGCAGATTTTGTCACTGAAATAAGTGGAACAGGAATTGTACATTTAGCACCTGCCCATGGTGAAGATGATTACAAAGCTATCCAAGATAACGATCTTGATTTCGTTAATGTTATAGATACAAAAGGTCGCTATAAGGACTATATAACTCCACTTGCAGGGCAATTTGTAAAAGACTGTGACGTAGAAATAATAAAAATGCTATCAAAACAAAACCTTTTATTTGATAAACAAAAATATGAACATAGCTACCCACACTGTTGGAGATGCGACAGTCCCCTACTCTATTATGCAATGGAGGGGTGGTTCATTAAGACTACTGCTGTAAAAGAACAAATGCAACAAAACAATCAAGGAGTTCAATGGTTCCCGCACCATATGAAAGATGGAAGGTTTGGAAACTTTTTGGATAACATGGTCGACTGGAATATTGGCAGAAATCGATATTGGGGAACTCCACTAAATATCTGGGTTTGTAAAGAGTGTGGCGAAGAAAAAGCTCCAAATTCAATTGAAGAATTGAGAAAACTCTCAATAGAAGAATTACCAGAAGATATAGAGTTGCATAAACCATATGTAGATAAAGTTCAATTAACTTGTACTTGCGGTTGTAAGATGGAAAGAACGAGTGAAGTTATTGATGTATGGTTTGATAGTGGTTCGATGCCATTTGCTCAATATCATTATCCATTTGAAAATAACGACATGTTTAAAAAGCAATTTCCTGCTGATGTAGTCATTGAAGGGGTAGATCAAACAAGAGGATGGTTTTACAGCTTACTAGCCGTTTCTACATTATTTACAGGACAGACGCCCTATAAGCGTGTTCTTTCTTTAGGACATATCTTAGATGAAAACGGGCAAAAGATGTCAAAGAGTAAAGGAAATGCTTTGAACCCGACTGAGCTAATAAATGAGTTTGGTGCTGATTCACTCAGATGGGCTTTGTTAGCTGACAGTTCCCCGTGGAATAATAAACGCTTTTCTAAAAAAACTGTCAGTCAGGCAAAGTCAAAGGTAATCGATACGCTTTTAAACGTTTACTCATTTTACTCTATGTATGCAGAAATCGATCAATTTAACCCTTCTAGTGACTTAGGTGGCACTCAAACGACTCTGGACAAATGGATTCTTTCTCGCTTAAATACCGTTATTAAGGAAGTTACCCAAAGTTTAGATGCCTATGATATTACTAGAGGAGCCAGATTCATTTCAACATTTATTGATGAACTAAGTAATTGGTATGTAAGACGTTCGAGACAACGTTTTTGGAGCAGTGGTATGACCGACGATAAAAGAGCAGCGTTTAGCACCTTGTATGAAGTCTTAACGAAGCTGTCACAGCTTATGGCTCCTTATACTCCATTTGTCACAGAAGACATTTACTCAAACTTAGTGAAAGATAGCGTGCATGTATCGGACTATCCTCAACCAGTTGAAACGCTAATTGATGAACAATTAGAAAAAGATATGGATGCAGTTTTGCAAATAATAGAGCTAACAAGATCCCTTAGAAACACTGTAGGAATAAAAACCAAACAACCTTTAGCTCAATTGGTCGTAATTCCGGCAGAAGCATCCACTAAATCTCAATTGGAAAAGTATTCGTCTATTATTAAAGATGAAATGAACATTAAGGAAGTTGAATTTAGGATGAATTATCAAGATTTATTTGAGGTTGAACTCAAATTAAATTTTGCTGTAGTCGGGCCAAAATTAGGCAAATACGTTAGTGAAGTTAAAAATAAAGTTGAAAAATTAAACGATACAGAGAAGGAAAAATTCCTTGAAGATACAACAATTCAATTACCTTTAAATTCAGGCGAAACTGTCACTCTTACAATGGATGACGTACTTATTGAGAAAAAAGGCAAGCATGGTTTCGAATTATTAGAAGGTAGTAATTTCTTGACACTATTAGATACCAGGTTGACACAAGCGTTAAAAGAAGAAGGATTAGTAAGAGAATTTGTTCGTGCTGTTCAAACATATAGAAAGGATTTAGATCTTCCAGTTGACTTACGAGTAGATCTTTATGTTCAAGCTGACTCTTGGCTTCATGCAGTATTAATAAAATTTGATGAATTAGTCCAAAAAAATCTCATTATTAATTCGATTCGTTTTGAAAGTAAGCCAAATATGAAAAGTTTTGAAGTAGAAGGAAACGAAATTAATTTATACATTGAAGCAAACTCGTAA
- a CDS encoding tetratricopeptide repeat protein: MYSIRENLDKIYTSQQFTTRQKILKAEELLDRQLVLEPQNTDLWFELASVVLEVPEVDFWKSLECMRQVLSYDPKNSEALLFLAFIHYLHRGYVDSNTENLLDKCLESENDTQIKSLCYLAKTWGDKVSEDEVLYYLEKSVEYDDSFIKNLITLADVYHKQGRYREENNLLTQALKNIEKIYLCNERFDKEKLKPYLNSHFIGYEPTPLPFSPSYNQFKKFYMMRIWIDSAMVEPILEKVTSIE; this comes from the coding sequence ATGTATTCTATAAGAGAGAATCTAGATAAAATTTATACCTCACAGCAGTTTACTACTAGACAAAAAATACTAAAAGCTGAAGAGTTATTAGATAGGCAGCTAGTATTAGAACCTCAAAACACAGATTTGTGGTTTGAATTAGCATCTGTGGTATTAGAAGTACCGGAAGTTGATTTTTGGAAAAGTTTAGAATGTATGAGACAGGTTTTATCTTATGATCCGAAAAATTCGGAAGCATTGCTCTTTTTAGCTTTCATCCATTATTTGCATAGAGGTTATGTAGATTCGAACACTGAAAACTTATTGGACAAATGTCTGGAATCAGAAAATGACACACAAATTAAATCACTTTGTTATTTAGCGAAAACATGGGGCGACAAAGTTTCAGAAGATGAAGTGTTGTACTATCTAGAAAAATCTGTAGAATATGACGATAGTTTTATAAAAAATCTTATCACTTTAGCAGATGTTTATCACAAACAAGGAAGATATAGAGAAGAGAATAATTTGTTAACACAAGCACTAAAAAATATTGAAAAAATATACTTGTGTAATGAAAGATTTGATAAAGAAAAGTTAAAACCTTATTTGAATTCACACTTTATAGGTTATGAGCCGACACCTTTACCCTTTTCTCCAAGCTACAACCAATTCAAGAAATTCTATATGATGAGGATATGGATTGACAGTGCTATGGTTGAACCTATATTAGAGAAAGTGACTTCTATTGAATAA
- a CDS encoding MarR family winged helix-turn-helix transcriptional regulator translates to MDDITAFYYKKLKKTSDAINAIFLEEYNRFAEKEFLNLTTKQAILLELLKDNPLTNSEIATHFEITPSASTQLVGKLEKKGFLKREINVNNRREIIVHLDDKGIAYNESMVEFDVYLIKKYYSKLNEKDLENMVDIQEKIYHTALEVQKGAKD, encoded by the coding sequence ATGGATGACATTACTGCTTTTTATTATAAGAAATTAAAAAAAACGTCAGACGCCATAAATGCGATATTTCTGGAAGAATATAATCGTTTTGCTGAAAAAGAATTTCTCAACTTGACGACGAAGCAAGCGATCTTGTTAGAATTGTTAAAAGACAATCCATTAACGAATAGTGAAATTGCGACTCATTTTGAGATAACTCCTAGTGCATCAACACAACTTGTTGGAAAATTAGAGAAAAAAGGGTTTCTAAAACGAGAAATTAATGTGAATAATCGAAGAGAAATTATTGTGCACCTTGATGACAAAGGAATAGCGTATAACGAATCAATGGTTGAATTTGACGTATATCTTATCAAAAAGTATTATTCTAAACTAAATGAGAAAGATTTAGAAAATATGGTGGATATACAGGAGAAGATTTACCATACTGCTCTTGAAGTTCAAAAAGGAGCAAAAGATTAA
- a CDS encoding MmcQ/YjbR family DNA-binding protein: MDFNVLRENCLNKRGAYEDFPFGEDAHVMKVGSKMFAILSIKENLPAISLKCEPDVNEILREQYPAIKPGYHLNKRHWNTITVDGTVPYEQILQMINRSYDLVFNNLKKIDREEIYNKNE; the protein is encoded by the coding sequence ATGGATTTCAATGTGTTGCGGGAAAATTGTTTAAACAAACGAGGTGCTTATGAAGATTTTCCGTTTGGGGAAGATGCACATGTAATGAAGGTAGGAAGTAAAATGTTTGCTATTTTGTCTATTAAAGAAAACCTTCCAGCTATTAGCTTAAAATGTGAACCAGATGTTAACGAAATACTTCGTGAGCAATATCCAGCTATTAAACCCGGCTATCATCTAAATAAACGACATTGGAATACAATCACAGTTGATGGCACAGTACCGTACGAACAAATCCTACAAATGATTAACCGATCATATGATTTAGTATTTAACAACTTAAAGAAGATAGATAGGGAAGAAATTTATAACAAAAACGAGTAA
- a CDS encoding MBL fold metallo-hydrolase, which translates to MKKVLAQFEHEGVKMVQSTVSFMNVKLKNYLYFVDGLLIDTGPSNNEDELKKHLKTIPFTQVVHTHHHEDHTGTSKWIQENFEVPMYIHETGIEDCIHVKHIPLYRRLFWGSSSSFTPEAIPKTIETEKHTFEVVHTPGHAHDHVVLFNKETGWLFSGDLYLTSHPKSMFAFESVPILIKSIRKILTYDFSTMFCAHTGMSENGKEKLALKLAYLEEVQGKVLALHEKGLSAKQIQKKLFPRRTPLNYFSLFENSSSHIVTSILNEEKLLG; encoded by the coding sequence ATGAAAAAGGTGCTTGCACAATTTGAACATGAAGGCGTAAAAATGGTTCAATCAACGGTATCTTTTATGAATGTAAAATTAAAAAACTATCTGTATTTTGTTGATGGTCTACTTATTGATACGGGTCCTAGCAACAATGAAGATGAATTAAAAAAGCATTTAAAAACAATCCCCTTCACACAAGTTGTCCATACTCACCACCACGAGGATCATACTGGAACGTCAAAATGGATACAAGAGAACTTTGAAGTCCCGATGTATATTCATGAAACGGGGATAGAGGACTGTATACATGTCAAACATATTCCGTTATATAGAAGATTGTTTTGGGGAAGCAGCAGTTCTTTTACACCTGAGGCAATTCCCAAAACGATAGAAACAGAGAAACATACATTTGAAGTTGTTCATACTCCGGGTCATGCTCACGACCATGTTGTTTTATTTAATAAAGAAACGGGCTGGTTATTCAGCGGTGACCTATATTTAACGTCACATCCAAAATCAATGTTTGCGTTTGAATCTGTTCCGATCTTAATCAAATCGATACGAAAGATTTTGACTTACGATTTTTCAACAATGTTTTGCGCTCACACAGGCATGAGTGAAAATGGAAAAGAGAAACTGGCGTTGAAGCTTGCCTACTTGGAGGAAGTTCAAGGCAAAGTGCTAGCACTTCACGAAAAAGGGCTCTCCGCTAAACAAATTCAAAAGAAGCTTTTTCCGAGGCGAACACCACTCAACTATTTTTCTTTGTTTGAAAATTCCTCATCACATATCGTAACGTCCATTCTTAACGAAGAGAAGTTACTAGGTTGA